A DNA window from Ipomoea triloba cultivar NCNSP0323 chromosome 10, ASM357664v1 contains the following coding sequences:
- the LOC116031595 gene encoding receptor-like serine/threonine-protein kinase SD1-8, with protein MAGDMGWVYCISFVLLAFLCIFCNLGASTDSLRRGESVTLNRTLVSTGGNFALGFFRPGNSSSSFLGIWYNTDNNTVIWVANRDSPLPQDSEAVLKLGDDGNLVLLGGRGNTNTIWSTNISGGGFAGNSSVALLLDSGDLIVKQGESVVWESFDGDSDALMPGMRLKVNKKTGKRNLIRSWIGRDDPRPGKFSWGMDPKGSPQFLIWKEDKPYYRSNLYQDGFTYSRYFPTLGYSAYYSFATENDDEYFSYGYADTSIQIRFILIPDGHIQAFLRQKKSDNWLIRWQVPATDCEFYARCGAFGTCEQNDSDSVCCCLTGFKPKSQKDWDKGDYGGGCVRRKDLQCDGNDRFMRLPRMKWPDHSTSLGNMTFEECEIACSRNCSCSAFAYANISTDSSVNCLNWFGDLVDLTHNYSAGLNGFGQDLYVRVHASELDGSGGNEHSARKNKGLVAIIVASVSAFFLVAVLAYILNRKYFRRKDWVSKKSTLVNSMSTTPLAGKDDIELLQFSLFRIIDATDNFDEANKLGEGGFGPVYKGFLSEFGMVAIKRLSKRSSQGLEEFMNELKLIAKLQHTNLVSLLGCCIDDEEKILIYEYLPKRSLDTFLFDEFKKDSLDWSTRFQIIEGVAQGILYLHKYSRLKVIHRDLKASNILLDEGMKPKISDFGMARIFGIDQTQAETNHVVGTYGYIPPEYVMQGQFSEKSDVFSFGVLLLEIVSGQKNSNFFQTKLSFSLLGWAWENWKEGRALEFIDPAISESCDSLKVVRCIEVGLLCVQAIPTDRPTMTEVVLMLSNDPAAPIPALKEPAFVSSNSNAIVSTSYRESSDSYSRNNVTISVLNPR; from the exons ATGGCGGGTGATATGGGATGGGTTTATTGCATTTCGTTTGTTCTGTTAGCGTTTCTGTGTATTTTCTGCAATCTTGGAGCGAGCACTGATAGTCTCAGACGCGGTGAATCGGTTACTCTGAACCGGACATTAGTCTCCACCGGCGGGAACTTCGCGTTGGGATTCTTCCGCCCCGGgaactcttcttcttcctttctcGGGATATGGTACAACACCGACAACAACACTGTGATTTGGGTCGCCAACAGAGATTCTCCTTTGCCCCAAGATTCCGAAGCCGTTCTCAAGCTCGGGGATGATGGGAATTTGGTGCTTTTGGGCGGCAGAGGAAATACAAATACTATATGGTCAACGAATATCTCCGGCGGCGGATTCGCCGGAAACTCGTCGGTCGCCCTATTGCTAGATTCGGGAGATCTTATTGTGAAGCAGGGTGAGAGCGTTGTTTGGGAAAGCTTTGATGGCGACAGTGATGCATTAATGCCGGGGATGAGGCTAAAGGTAAACAAGAAAACTGGGAAACGGAACTTAATCAGATCTTGGATAGGCAGAGATGATCCCCGGCCAGGGAAATTCTCGTGGGGAATGGATCCTAAAGGATCTCCCCAGTTTTTGATTTGGAAAGAAGATAAACCTTATTATAGGAGCAATTTGTATCAGGATGGGTTTACTTATAGTAGGTATTTTCCCACACTGGGATATTCTGCATATTATTCTTTTGCCACAGAAAATGATGATGAATATTTCAGCTATGGATATGCTGACACCTCAATTCAAATAAGGTTCATCTTGATTCCAGATGGTCATATTCAGGCATTCTTGAGGCAAAAAAAGAGTGATAACTGGTTAATACGGTGGCAGGTGCCTGCCACTGATTGTGAATTCTATGCGCGCTGTGGTGCATTTGGGACCTGTGAACAAAACGATTCAGATTCGGTTTGCTGTTGTTTGACAGGGTTTAAACCGAAATCTCAGAAAGATTGGGATAAGGGGGATTATGGTGGAGGGTGTGTGAGGAGAAAAGATCTGCAATGCGATGGGAATGATAGGTTCATGAGGCTTCCGAGGATGAAATGGCCTGATCATTCGACTTCATTGGGGAATATGACATTTGAGGAATGTGAAATCGCGTGTTCTAGGAACTGCTCTTGCAGTGCTTTTGCGTATGCGAATATCAGTACCGACTCTAGTGTCAATTGTTTGAACTGGTTTGGCGACTTGGTCGATTTGACACATAACTATTCAGCTGGTCTTAACGGTTTTGGCCAAGATCTCTATGTTCGTGTTCATGCATCTGAGCTAG ATGGAAGTGGTGGAAATGAACATTCAGCTCGCAAAAACAAAGGTCTTGTTGCAATAATAGTTGCTTCGGTCTCTGCATTCTTTCTTGTTGCAGTTTTGGCATATATCCTCAACCGGAAATACTTTAGAAGGAAAG ATTGGGTAAGTAAGAAGTCTACTCTTGTTAACTCGATGTCAACTACGCCCCTTGCTGGAAAAGATGATATAGAGTTGCTGCAATTCAGCTTGTTTAGAATAATCGATGCTACGGACAATTTCGATGAAGCAAACAAACTTGGAGAGGGTGGTTTTGGCCCCGTGTATAAG GGGTTTTTATCGGAGTTTGGGATGGTAGCCATCAAAAGGCTTTCTAAGCGATCGTCTCAAGGTCTGGAGGAGTTCATGAACGAGTTGAAGCTAATTGCAAAACTACAGCATACAAATCTTGTGAGCCTATTGGGTTGCTGCATTGACGATGAAGAGAAAATACTAATCTACGAATACCTGCCGAAGAGAAGCCTAGACACATTCTTATTTG ATGAATTCAAGAAAGATAGTTTAGATTGGAGCACACGCTTTCAGATAATAGAGGGAGTTGCCCAAGGAATTCTTTATCTTCACAAGTACTCTAGACTGAAAGTCATTCATCGGGACTTAAAAGCAAGCAACATTTTACTTGATGAAGGAATGAAGCCCAAAATATCAGACTTTGGAATGGCAAGAATTTTCGGGATTGACCAAACTCAGGCAGAAACAAACCATGTGGTTGGAACATA TGGCTACATTCCACCAGAATATGTGATGCAAGGCCAATTTTCCGAGAAGTCTGATGTGTTCAGTTTTGGAGTGCTGTTGTTAGAAATTGTTAGTGGCCAGAAGAACTCTAATTTTTTTCAGACTAAACTTTCTTTCTCCCTCCTAGGATGG GCATGGGAAAACTGGAAAGAGGGACGAGCACTTGAATTTATTGATCCAGCAATAAGTGAATCATGCGACTCTCTCAAGGTCGTAAGGTGCATCGAGGTGGGACTTTTATGCGTCCAAGCAATCCCAACAGATAGACCAACTATGACCGAGGTAGTTCTCATGTTGAGCAATGACCCCGCAGCGCCAATTCCAGCGCTTAAAGAGCCTGCATTTGTTTCTAGCAACTCCAATGCCATCGTTTCTACTTCTTATCGAGAGTCGAGTGATTCTTACTCCCGAAACAACGTTACAATCAGTGTTCTCAATCCTCGATAA